The genomic stretch ATTCAGGAGGCGTACGGCGCAACCCCCGCTCTCTCCATCGACTACGGGATCATGGAGAAGACCCGGCGGGCGGCGGTCGTGCCGCTTGAATGCGACTGGAGCGACGTGGGGAATTTCGACGCACTTTACGCTGCTCTCCAGAAGAACGGGAGCGGTAACGCAGTCAGGGGCGAGCATATCGGGATCGACTCCTCCGAGAACCTGATCATCGCCGACCGCCTGGTCGCCACCGTCGGGGTCCGCGACCTTGCCATCGTGGAGACGAAGGACGCGATCCTGGTTGCCGCCCGGGACGAGGCCCAGCGGGTGGGCGAGATTGCAAAAGCCCTCCGTGAGAAGGGGGATTCGCGTGCTCTCTTCCACACGCAGGTCCACCGCCCCTGGGGCTCCTACACGAACCTTGAGGAGGGGCAGTCATACAAGATCAAGCGGGTCACCGTCCCCCCGAAACGGCGGCTGTCGCTGCAGATGCACCACCACCGCTCCGAACACTGGGTGGTCGTCACCGGGTGCGCCGAGGTGACGATCGGCGATGCGACCTACCTCCTCCGGAACGGCGAGTCCACGTTCGTCCCTGCGGGAACGGTTCACCGGCTCGCGAACCCCGGTCTCCTGCCGCTCGAACTGATTGAGGTCCAGATCGGGGAGTACACCGGCGAGGACGACATCGTCAGGTTCGAGGACGACTTCGATCGGACGTGAGTAGCCCCGGCTGGCCTCCCCTCCTCACCCCTTCTGCCCGCGAGCAAACCGATATAATCCCGCGGTACATAAAATATAGGAGCCGATGCCTGCTGTATCGGCGGTTCGTGTTCGTTTCTCTCGGCACCCCCGTAGTGTAGTGGTCAATCATGCAGGACTTTGGATCCGGCGACGGCGGTTCGAATCCGCCCGGGGGTATGAAAACTTCATGTTTACTACCCGAGGCATAGTTTTTAAGAATGGCACGAGATTGGAGAGCAATTCGAACGGTGCACCATATCTACCGATTCCCTTATTGCGGCATTATCGGGGAGGGTGCCGGCGAGTTTGATTGATGAGGGAATCCGCTATCGGATGGACCTTCTCAAATCCCGGATGAAGTTAGAGCCTGCTGCCGACAGACACCTCGGATTCGGATCATGGGGTGTGTGTATCCTAAGGGAAAATCTGGAGAGTGACACGGGATAACCTTTATTCCCCATACTCGCCTATAGTGGACTATGGTAACGACGATCCAACTCCAACCCGAGACCAAGTCTCGCCTGGATGATATGAAACTCCACCCACGAGAAACCTACGACGAGACGCTGAACCGTCTCCTGGACATGGCGTATGATCCGGAACCGCTTTCCGAAGAGTCCATGAAGAAAATTGAAGAAGCCTTTGAAGACATTCGGGCCGGCAGAGTTCGTCCCTTCGAGGAGTATGTCCGGGAACAGGACCTATGATATGGCGACTGCTCATCACGGCGGGTGCCGAGCGGGACCTCAATAAAATCCCCGAGCCTGATCGCAAACAAATTAAGGATGAACTCTATGCTCTGGCAGATGAACCGCACCCCAAATCTTACGTTAAAAAGATGAAGGGGCACTCACGCAGCCCCCTGTACTCTTTTCGTGTTGGGCAGTATCGAGCGATCCTCACCATCGAGGGCAATACAATGATAATCACCCTGGTCGAGGTCGGAAACCGGAGTAAAGTCTATCGGAAATATTGAATCTGCCTACCTAAGGTCGTGAACTGGGATGATCTGCGCGGTATGCCTGGGATATTGAACTTAAAGTTCTGATATTGCCCGGGGGTACTGCATTCATCCGGCCTTCACATTGCCGCACGTGAGTATTTTGCAGCCACTCTCATCTTGTTCGGCGGCGAAACCGGAAGGGACTTTTTGGCGTACGGCGAGCATACGAGAATGACCCATCTCTCTCCTCTCCTGATCGCCCCCTGTGGCATAAACTGCGGGCTCTGCATCGGTTACCTGCGGGAGAAGAACAGGTGTCCGGGCTGCCGGACGGAGGATGCCGGCAGGCTGAACGCGTATTGCGCCCGGTGCGGGATCCGGCAGTGCGAAGACCGTACGGGGGAGTACTGCTACGAATGCGCCGGATATCCCTGCACGCGGCTGAAACACCTAGACAGGCGCTACACAAAATACCGGACAAGCGTGCTCGACAACCTGCGCGAGATACGGGAACAGGGAGTCACGGAGTTCGTTGAACTGGAGAAAGTTCGCTGGACCTGTCCACAGTGCGGGAATATCCTCAGCATGCACAGGGATCGCTGCCTGCACTGCGGTCGGACGTGGTGAGGAGGGAGCATCACCCGCACCGCCGCCGGTTCCTTTTGTGTCTCAATAGAACTTCGCATACCTGCCCTGTGCCTCAATAACCTCCGATGACGGACGAGAACGGGCAATCGGGTTCATCGCAAACGGCAATGCGATATCGGCCCATGCTGCCGCCACCGCCCGCGTGACCCCGGCGCCGTCGATACCTTTTTTGCGCTCGATACCCTCCCGCCTCCCGGTGCCATCGAGCATGACCGAGGTTGATACGAGGATACGATCGATCCATGCCCGCGAGATCCTGGACTCAAGGGGGAACCCGACCGTCGAAGCGGATGTAATACTCGCCGGCGGGGTGTCCGGGCGTGCCGCGACCCCGTCCGGCGCATCGACCGGGAAACACGAAGCCGTCGAGCTTCGGGACGGCGTAAAAGACCGTTACGGCGGCAAAGGAGTGCAGAAGCCGGTCAGCCGGATCAACGGCGAGATCGCCGCCACCCTGCAGGGCATGGACGCCAGTGATCAGGCGGCGGTGGACGAGTCACTCTCCGATCTCGACGGAACACCGAACAAGCGGAACCTGGGCGCCAACGCCACGCTTGCAGTCTCCATGGCCGCCGCCCGGGCAGCCGCCGCCGCAGAGGGTCTCTGGCTCTGGGAGTACCTGGGAGACCCGCTCAAGCCGCTCCTTCCCGTCCCCATGATGAACATCCTCAACGGCGGCGTTCACGCCAACTGGCAGGGGCCGGACTTTCAAGAGTACATGATTGCACCCTACGGCGCTCCGAGCGTCGCGGAAGCGGTCCGGTGGGGGAGCGAGACCTACCATGCGCTCAAAGAGATCCTCAAAGCGCGGGGTTACACGACCGGCGTCGGCGACGAAGGCGGGTTTGCCCCTGCGGTCTCCACGAACACCGAGCCGCTCGACCTGATCGTGGAAGCAATCGAACGTGCCGGGTACGCGCCCGGTCAGGAGATCGGGATCGCTCTCGATCCGGCGTCGAGCGCGTTCTACAACGACGGCGTCTACAACCTCAGGACCGAAGGGCTGACCCTGACCGCTGCCGAGATGGTGGACCGATACCGCGACCTTGTGGCGGCATACCCGGTCATCGTCATCGAGGACGGCCTTGCCGAGGACGACTGGGACGGCTGGCGGCTGCTGACAAAGGCACTCGGGGATCGGGTGGAACTCGTCGGCGACGATCTCTTCGTCACGAACGTCGATCGGATCGATCTGGGCATCCGGAAGGGGGCCGCCAACGCCGTCCTGATCAAGCCCAACCAGATCGGAACGGTGACCGAGACAATCGCCGCGGTGCATCTCGCGCAGCAGCAGCACTGGGGCGCGATGGTCTCCCACCGGAGCGGCGAGACGGTCGACACGTTCATCGCCGACTTCACCGTCGCCATGCAGACGGGGCACCTCAAGACCGGTGCACCGGCACGGGGCGAACGGGTGGAGAAGTACAACCAGCTCATCAGGATCGAAGAGATGGCCGGGGATACGGCCCGGTATGCCGGGAGGAGCGGGTTTGTCCGGTAGTTGCCGGGGTGGCGTCTGAGACCGTGTCATCAGGCAGAATCTCGGGTGCGGCGGAGAGATGGTTCTGGATTGCACTGCAACTCTCCCGTGTTCCACATATTTCTTAAGGCCTCCCTCCCAGATCATGGGTAAACCATGGAAAGTGCATTATCTATCGAACTCCAGGTGAGCCTCCTCCTCTTCCTCGCGCTCGCCGGCTATCTCCTGGCATCCAGGATCAACCAGTCGGCGACGGTCGGGGCCATCCTCGTGGGGATCCTGGTCGGACCGAGCGTGCTCGGCCTGATCACCTACACGGACTTTGTCGCGGCTCTGGCCCACATGGGGGCGATCATCCTCCTCTTTGCCATCGGGTTCGAGTTCAATCTCAAGGATATCCTCACGCTTCGTAACGGCGTCATCTCGTTCTTCGGCGTGGTCGTCCCGTGGGTAGGCGGTTACGCCGTCACCATCCTCTTCGGGTTCGACTTCGCAACCGCGGTCTTCGTCGGGACGGCGCTGACCGCGACGAGCACCGCCATCACCGCGAACGTCCTCAAGGAGATCGGCATGCTCCAGACCGAGGCAGCGAAGGCGATCATCGGCGCAGCGGTCATCGACGATATCCTCTCTTTACTCGCGCTCTCTATCACCCTGGACCTGGTGGCCGGGGGAGTCGCGATCGGGTCATTCATCCAGACGATCGCCATAGCTCTGGCCTTTGTCGTCGTCGCCGGTACCGTCGGGGTCCTCGTTGTACGAAGACTCATCCAGCGGATGGATGCATCCCCCCTGGCGCGGCAGTATCGCGGTTTTGTCTTCATCTTTGCCCTGATGCTGGCGTTCCTCTACGCATTGGTCGCCGATCTCATCGGTCTATCGGGGATCATCGGGGCGTTCCTCGCCGGAATTGCCTTCAGCGATGTCGAACTCCGGCAGAGCAGGAGCGTCAAACTGGGCGCCGAATACTTCGAGGTCGTCTTCGCCTCGATCTTCTTCATATCGCTTGGAGTCCTGGTCGACATCCATGCACTCACCGCTGAGATCGCTCTCTTCGTTGCGGCGCTGACCGTGGTCGCTCTCGTCACCAAGATCGTCGGGTGCGGTCTCCCTGCCCGGCTGATGGGGATGTGCCGTGAGGACTCCCTCATCGTCGGGTTCGGGATGGCGGCGCGGGGAGAGGTGACGATGATCATCGCGCTGATCGGGTTGAATGCCGGGTTCATCGACCAGGGCATCTTTGTGGCCTGTATCCTGATGAGCCTGCTGACCACCCTCATAACCCCGATCGTCTACCGGAACTGGTTCTTCAAGGGCGCATACTGTACCCCGGAGTGATGCGGGGGAAGATCCCCCCATCATTTTAAAAGAGACGTCTAGTCTCCCGACACGCCCGGTTCTCACCAGGCCTCAGGAAACGCCCTGTTGGTGTAGATGTCCTCGAGGCGCGCCTTGTGGCCCCGCTCCATCGAGGCGAGGCTCTCGAAGAGCTCGATCTGGTCGGGGTCGACGCTCAGGCCCGCGAGCTGGGTGTACATCTGCATCGCGTCGAGTTCTTTCCGGATCGCGATGACCAGGCCGTCGAGCGGTTTCAAGTCGGCCGAGAGCGGCGGGACATCGAGGGTGTCGGCGACCTTGTAGTCCCGTTTCGTGTCGAACCCCAGTTTCCCGGGCTCTTTTAAGAGAAGGGCCTCCAGGGTCTTTCGGTGTTTGCTCTCCTCCCCGGCAAGCTCGTTGAAGAGATTCTTTAAGTTCTCATCCGTGACCTTCTCCCTGACCGTGCGGTAGAAGGTGTAGGATTCGATCTCCCTCTCGATAGCGTTCGATATGATAGAACGATATTCGTCGGTGTCCATGACTCATGCACCGGTGGGACAGTAGCGTTTGAGGTTTTTATACCTTGTTGGGGGCGGGGTTTGGTGTGGTGTTGGATCAAGGTGTGTGAGATGCCTGCAGGTCTTCATGTGTAGT from Methanoculleus chikugoensis encodes the following:
- a CDS encoding mannose-1-phosphate guanylyltransferase/mannose-6-phosphate isomerase, which codes for MKTLILAGGSGTRLFPLSREHYPKQFIPLVDDESLFQKTVKRALLFSSPQEIAIVTNTDHRFLVRDQLAAIGCDCRVLVEPVGKNTLPAIYYGAREITRDDGPDTVAVLPSDHLITAAGQFRDAFRRAERLTKDYLVVFGVRPTSPHTGYGYIRPGEPLGDGSLVDAFVEKPDIETAGHYVADGYLWNSGMFCFDAGLFLAECEACAPEVARAFEQPIQEAYGATPALSIDYGIMEKTRRAAVVPLECDWSDVGNFDALYAALQKNGSGNAVRGEHIGIDSSENLIIADRLVATVGVRDLAIVETKDAILVAARDEAQRVGEIAKALREKGDSRALFHTQVHRPWGSYTNLEEGQSYKIKRVTVPPKRRLSLQMHHHRSEHWVVVTGCAEVTIGDATYLLRNGESTFVPAGTVHRLANPGLLPLELIEVQIGEYTGEDDIVRFEDDFDRT
- a CDS encoding DUF7557 family protein gives rise to the protein MVTTIQLQPETKSRLDDMKLHPRETYDETLNRLLDMAYDPEPLSEESMKKIEEAFEDIRAGRVRPFEEYVREQDL
- a CDS encoding type II toxin-antitoxin system RelE family toxin: MIWRLLITAGAERDLNKIPEPDRKQIKDELYALADEPHPKSYVKKMKGHSRSPLYSFRVGQYRAILTIEGNTMIITLVEVGNRSKVYRKY
- a CDS encoding DUF3795 domain-containing protein → MTHLSPLLIAPCGINCGLCIGYLREKNRCPGCRTEDAGRLNAYCARCGIRQCEDRTGEYCYECAGYPCTRLKHLDRRYTKYRTSVLDNLREIREQGVTEFVELEKVRWTCPQCGNILSMHRDRCLHCGRTW
- the eno gene encoding phosphopyruvate hydratase, whose translation is MTEVDTRIRSIHAREILDSRGNPTVEADVILAGGVSGRAATPSGASTGKHEAVELRDGVKDRYGGKGVQKPVSRINGEIAATLQGMDASDQAAVDESLSDLDGTPNKRNLGANATLAVSMAAARAAAAAEGLWLWEYLGDPLKPLLPVPMMNILNGGVHANWQGPDFQEYMIAPYGAPSVAEAVRWGSETYHALKEILKARGYTTGVGDEGGFAPAVSTNTEPLDLIVEAIERAGYAPGQEIGIALDPASSAFYNDGVYNLRTEGLTLTAAEMVDRYRDLVAAYPVIVIEDGLAEDDWDGWRLLTKALGDRVELVGDDLFVTNVDRIDLGIRKGAANAVLIKPNQIGTVTETIAAVHLAQQQHWGAMVSHRSGETVDTFIADFTVAMQTGHLKTGAPARGERVEKYNQLIRIEEMAGDTARYAGRSGFVR
- a CDS encoding cation:proton antiporter encodes the protein MESALSIELQVSLLLFLALAGYLLASRINQSATVGAILVGILVGPSVLGLITYTDFVAALAHMGAIILLFAIGFEFNLKDILTLRNGVISFFGVVVPWVGGYAVTILFGFDFATAVFVGTALTATSTAITANVLKEIGMLQTEAAKAIIGAAVIDDILSLLALSITLDLVAGGVAIGSFIQTIAIALAFVVVAGTVGVLVVRRLIQRMDASPLARQYRGFVFIFALMLAFLYALVADLIGLSGIIGAFLAGIAFSDVELRQSRSVKLGAEYFEVVFASIFFISLGVLVDIHALTAEIALFVAALTVVALVTKIVGCGLPARLMGMCREDSLIVGFGMAARGEVTMIIALIGLNAGFIDQGIFVACILMSLLTTLITPIVYRNWFFKGAYCTPE
- a CDS encoding ferritin-like domain-containing protein, whose amino-acid sequence is MDTDEYRSIISNAIEREIESYTFYRTVREKVTDENLKNLFNELAGEESKHRKTLEALLLKEPGKLGFDTKRDYKVADTLDVPPLSADLKPLDGLVIAIRKELDAMQMYTQLAGLSVDPDQIELFESLASMERGHKARLEDIYTNRAFPEAW